In Lycium ferocissimum isolate CSIRO_LF1 chromosome 7, AGI_CSIRO_Lferr_CH_V1, whole genome shotgun sequence, the sequence CGGAAAGGGGAGGGAAGGGggttgggggggtgggggtggggggtaaCTTTCAGAAATTGATCCACAACGAGACAGTAGGTGGACGACTTAGATATGCGAATGCAGCAGTCACTAGAAGTTCCTCTTAAAGTCTTTAAAATACAAGCAAAAATGATCAATCATCAATTCTGCCACAGCTTAATATCATTTTTGAGCAACGCGGCAAGTCCATCCAATAAATGGTAGATAAAAACCAATACTTTTTTCAAGAATCAAACACGTACACAATACCTGAACAAACTGTAATGAATCAGCAAACACATGTGAGAGCTTTATTAGAACAATAAACAACAAATCCTTGTACATACAGATCAGAGATATCAACATAAGGACAGTATCCATATATGTCAAATCCATACATCAATTTAAGTAAATGGGTATCACCTGCTATAAGAATAAGGGGATCTGCTTCTATCTCTCCGGCTTCTGCGGCTATGTCTGCGCACCACAGGCGATGGTGACCGTGAATATCTCCTCCTATATGCCGGCGATTTCGATCTAGACCTTGAAATATCCCTATCCCTACCCCTACCCATCTCTTCTTCAACTAGTTATACAAAACAACCACAAATTCACCTGTAACAATAAACAAAGTCAAAACCCACCAaacaaatttcaagaaaatgtgTATGACCTTAGGCCAATTAAAATATCTATTCCTAGCATCATAAACCACACCCCCACACACAACAATTCCAAAAACAAGTATAACTTAAGACCAAAACGAAATAATGATAACACTAACAACAAGAATCAAAATCCACCTACCTAAAACAAGTTTAAAAACACCTATAACTTAAGACTAAACAAAAAACTAAAAGTACCAAACTTGATACACTAATAATAAATCATATAGAAATTGAAAAGGGGTATACAGATATTCAGGTAAAGTGAAAGCTGAAAAATTACCTGTTATAACAATGAAAAGATGGATCTTTGCCGGGGCATAACGATTGAGAATGAGtaaataaaccctaaaataGAGAGTAAGAACAGAGAGATATTATATCTGGGTCTattgtttttctttctattttgggCTTCACGGTTGAATGATTTCAAGGTATAAATACCAAATGGGTCCTTGTTCAatacagagagagagagatgatgaaTGTAGTCGCTTGCAAAGGAAGATGAGAGATGACTATACCAATGAAAAAGGTTtcgagaaaaaaagaaaaagaaaaaggaaattgaaCTTGTATGGGAGTATAACTTAATAACACCTAGTATGAATTATGACCTCTTCCTCGTTGATTTGTCTATTGGtacaatttttcaattttattaaaaatagggtaatatattactattatcaAAGTGCTATCTGTTGATTAGAATACTTTCTATCTCTTTTTCCATAACCATAACTCGACAAATTCAGGAAACGCTTCCTCGCTTCCTCTCAGAAATTTCTCACTTAGGgtaattttgtttttcatttcaCCGTACCTATTGACTGTTTTAATGGGTTTTAACATTTATATAAGATGATGGTTTTAAATGGGTTCAATATTTTGCTTAGTttgatcttttatttttgttgcgTAAAAGATAAATGTACCTTGCTCCTCGTTACCAcataaaattggaaatttggaatGGGATAGAAAAATTGATCTAGTAAGTTTTGACGGCAAAATGTTAATTTATCAAATTGGGGTCAAAATTTTGAACTCTAAGCGAAAAAAGTTATTGGCCTTTACAACCATAACTTAAGCCTCAGGGGCCAAAAGTATTACAAGAAAAATGTTATGATTTCTTCCCGACTCATACGTCTTGATGAGCAAAACTACCCCCTTGGCACACACACCACACAAACTCTCTTGGCTAGTGTCCTCCAAGTTTGGGGAACTCATCTATTGCCTATTTCCTCTTTTAATTTTGGTCGTTGCATATCTGAAATAGAATATTTAGATTTCTCTCTTACACCAGCCAAACAAAGCCTACTATATCAGTTCGAGCCACAGTTCGCGAAAAAATTGTCGGACAGTTAATGTAAACATGGTAGCAAAGATGTTTACAAATACAAAACATCCAGAGGAAATACTTTGAACAGGCAATCTTAGAAAAACAATAAAATTGTAAAATGATACACTGGCAAAGATAACACATCAAGTATGGATATGATCCCTTAACTCCTCAAAGTACTGTGGCTTGAATCTCACTCTGTGACATCCAAAAGTTTCAATTGTACATGATCCAACAGCCTTGCCTGTTCACAGAAATGCATCCTTCTCAAGCAGCTTTAGGACATCCTGCTGGTTGTTGAGTTTCGCAACATCAATTGGTGTCTTTCCATCCAAGTTTTGTAGAGTTCTgcacaaattaaaaaaaaacatgtgttAAGCAGATAGGCTTCATCAGATGAGAAAATAAGGCATAATGAGACATGTGGGGCGAAGATGACATCAGCGGGATCGTAGAAAAGCAAACATACACAGCGGCTCCATTCTCTAGCAGCAGTGCTACACATTCCTTCCTGCCATATCCAGCAGCATAGTGAAGAGCAGTATTCTTGTTCTTGTCCAAAGCATCAACCTTTGCCCCAGCTTCAACAAGGATCTGAGCACACTTCACCTGGAATAAAATAAAGAACATAACTTTAACTAAGACGAAATTTGGAGAAACGTTGGCTTATTTCAATGGTAATATACTCTCAAAAATAACATGTAATCAAACCTTAAACCTCCTATCTTGACGATGTGgaaatttccttttatgtagATGGTGAAACTTTTTCATATTCCTTTTTCTGTTGATGAGTGCTCGTAAAATGACACGGCTATTATGCCCCTCGCCCCAACCCGAAAAAGTAAAATAGTGCTTTCAACACACTGAATCTGAAGCAAAAGAGAACTTTCCAAAAGcgttttataaggaaaagaaaCATTATATCGTGTAGTAACTCAATACCAAGCCCATCCCATCAAGTGTGGCTACCATATCCAGCATTGACAAAACTGTTCCTATCCAGACTAAATTGCTAATATTAAACAAGCAGAAAAGAAACTATATCACCAGCATGAAAAGGTAATTTTGAAGATCGGATTTCATCAGGGCATATAGAAGCTTTAAGACTACTAAAAATGGTCAGaattaaaacaaaagaaaaagtaaaaaataaaagagttccAAAGTACACAATTTCTGAGGGAGAAATAATTGGTGCTTTATAAAGAATTAATCCCCCTAAAAGGAATCTTCGAAGCTTTGTTAAATCCATAAGAAAGCATATAGGATCACCTAGAAGCTGGAAATACAAAATGGTAAACTGGAACATATTTGTGCGCATGAGTATTATGAAGATCATATCAATCAACTTCTTACCTCGCCGTATCCACAAGCAAAATGCAATGCTGTCCTTCCTTCTGAATCTTCTTCATCTTTGTCAGAACCAGCAGCTAGCGCAGCCTTCAAGCCCTGTAATTCGCATAAAGCAATTACGTATTTAGATGGATAATACCAGTCTCTAATATGGACATAGGGACAATTCgatttaaagaaaaatgggGATATTGACACAAAATTGGCTTGCTGATATAAGAAAATGAACAGTTGTACGGAGTTGGCAGCAGGGTAATTTCCAGACAAGGGGAggatatttttaagaaaaagtttctgaaaaaaatttgcaaaatgaaaCTATCACATCCCTAAATTAAGCACCAACAGCAAAAGAAGTTGAATTTAAAACCACCTCTGCATCACCAACACTAGCACACTGATGAACAATAGATTCATCTTCATTTGCCTCTTCTGTTTCATCTGGCCCAGGTACTTCGGAAGAGGTAGCACCCTCTCCTGCAGCAGCAAAACCCATTGCTTCACCAATCTTCTTAAGAACATCTTGATCGTTCCAATACctgaaaaaagaaaggaaaaaaattacagTTGTATTACcccaaaagaaaaggtaaaaatacccccaaagaagaaaagaataacacatcaaaagaaaaaattacagATAGTAAAGATCAAGGACAAAAGTCCAGAACATAAAATTCAGCAAAGCTAAAGTTTTATGTGATTACTTGGCCAAACAGTACATTTGCAAACAAAAAGTGCCTATATTATACATAAGTATGCAATGAGCACCGTAAAAGCATAGTCACACAACAAATGCAGCCAGGAGATGCCAAAACAAACTGATGGAACCAAAATAATTTGGTATGTGCTCATTCAAGTTGCCTCTAaaactctcttttttcttcttaaccAGAACAAGCAAATAGAAACACCTCCTAACTTTTCCCTATCTCTGCTGCTGCAGATAGAACAATCGAAAGGAAATCCTCCTCTTGATTCTAGTCAGAAATGATACAAAATCAAGAATGGAAGATCTAGCCACAAAGCAAATTTGATTTCTAAGAATTCTTTATTTCTGAATATCAGGAAGCACTGTTATTTCCACCAACCAGATGTCTCACACCCAACCCACACACATACACCTCAATCCAGAAGCTTAggatatcaacaacaacaacaacctacccagtgaaatcccacgaagtggggtctagggaggatagagtgtacgcagaccttacccctaccttaggaggtagagaggctgtttccggaagCTTAGGATATCAAAGTATCAAACTATTACATGTTCATTTTTATCACCTTACCCTTGCAGACGAAAAAGCTCTCCTGCAAAATTAGTTTTCGTGGCAGTCTGTTCGTTTCAGAAGTTAAAATGTGACAAGGAAAAAGCTTTGAATACATTCTGCAAATCCAAGGTTGGAATGTTGGATAGATTCCTTTAAATTAGCTAGTGAAATCCTATGCTTAACAAAGTACAAGATATCACAAAAGTTCTGTTCTGACCAGAAATGCGGAGAGAATAGTTAACGCAACctaaattaaaacaaatactccctccactccaatttatgtgaaggtgtttgaccgggcacagagtttaagaaagaacgGATTTGAAACTTATCTACAAGAaaccatagatatttgtgtggctataaaataatctcattatgggtaaaatgggaagtttgaagttaaattgttactaaatatataaaggtgtcattctttttgggactggcTAAAAAagaagagtgtcacataaattgggatagataTGACCTCATCATTGCAGCTGGTCCTCCGCTCTCTATCTCTTCCAAGATTGGTTTCAGGGATGGGTCTTCTTTAATGCGTGACATCCGTTCTTCAAGTTGCTCCTTCTGAGCAGGGTTAGACAAACTCTCGAGCATGCCAGACATGGATGGATCCTGAAGTAAAgaaatcatttaccaatcaacCACTCAAAGAAGAATCATTTCGCACTAAGAAATAACAGTGCTTCATACAACATGAAAGCAAAAAGATACCTGCATCAGTGCATTACCAAGCCGCTCAGCCATGGTCataaattgaggattttgcatAACCTGTTGCATTGTAGAGTAATATTGTTGGCTATCAAAGTTAGGGACAGCAGGTTCTTCCACTGCCGCACCTTGAAAGGTCTTCTGAAGCTGCTCTGCCATCTGATTAAATGCAGGGTCTTTTGCTATCTGCTCTGCTAGTTCCTTGATACTCGGGTCCTACATCAACCATACCATAAAAGAATTATgcaaaataaaccaaaagagTTATCaataagaaaatgacaaaaaaagcAGAGAAAATTAAAAGTATTATCGGTTACAAGTTAatggtaaattgaatttttttatttttttattttgctttacTAAGATATAATTTCCATAGGTTTTCACCAAGTACTGGAGCTTTGTTTTTGTGTTAAGGGCATTTTGTAAACCATTTGTACTTTCACATCTCAGACATCATGTATCCAACCAAAATGagattaaatatttaattactgTTACTAATTAAAATATCTGAAACACAACAAAACTTTAATTCTGCATAGTAAGACGTATGTACATTAAGTAGTCCAGACATGGCTGAGAAATCGAAGGGATTTTGAGCCCCAGCTCCAGCCGCAGCAGTAGGGGCTGTCCTCCCCTCTCCTGATGGTGCTTCTGTGGAGGAAGACTCGGCAGATTTTTTATTCTCAGCTGTCCCAGACTTCTCatctgaaaaaaaataattgaacttTCTTCAAACTGTGTTTTCCACATTGCACTTTCTTTTTCTACCAGAAATAAACTCACAATCAAGACAActttctagagcactcatgatGCTATACAGTTTCATCTTTGGTAGGAGGTACAACAAGCTATAGCTCAATACCAGTAATGTGATGATTCCAAGTCatgataaaatataaaaataaacaaaatatagACAAAAAATGCGCCAAAATATTCAGACAACTACAAGTATTATGTCTGACCAATAGATATATGAGAGAGCACCACATGTATATTATATTCGACCTCAACCAGCTTGGACAGAGGCATGCATGAATAATATATGGGTGCACTCAAGTTTCTTTAATAAGTCATATACACCAATTAACTGACTAAAAAAAAGTCATATGCACCAATTAAGAGAGTAATATTATTGGAGGTTGAGACATGCCTTCCTAACCAAATTTGTAGAAATGTCAACTCAGTTTCTCTATGTTACTTTTAATCAATCATCAGTAGCACAATATTTTCTTAAGTTCTACAGCATCCAACTACACCTAACTTTTCAAATGATTGCTTCTtcattcatgtatacatttctaaTCATAGTACTTTTATAAAGACAAAAATATCACtacaagaaccatttccaacACAAGTCAATTCGATTAAATAACTAAAACAGCTCATGTCAATGTCATCATCCCATTTACAGCCACATCATCCCATTTCACCACACTTGTTCATATGTCAACAATTTCCCTTTTGGGTGTTACGTTCATACATAAACTAAAATCcacatacaaatatacacatTACACATTCAATATTACATCAATCAACCAGAACAGCAACGAAATATACCTTTTGATGCAGTAGGCAAAGCCTTCTCtccctgaaaaaaaaaaattaaacatatgaatttatacttctatagaccaaaaagaagaaagaaaaaaaaaactcaaaaatatgTTAGGaggacaaaaatagaaaaaaaaaaaaaaaaaaaaaaaaaaaaaaacagaattgTTACCAAAGCTAAAGCAATCCATACACACCCACtaaaccttaaaaaaaaagggtattaCAGAAATctcaaaaaccccaaatttgaaAAATCCAATCTCTAATTAAAGAGCCAATTGATGATACAAAACAAGATAGGATTTGAataaaacataataaagaagGTATGAAATTGAAGTGATGTACCTCAGACATGGCTACAAAGAGAGAGATAGATGAGTTAAAAAATGGGGTTATCTTTGGGGTTGAAGGGATGGGGAGATTTGGGGTGTTACACGAAATCAAAGGGTTTTTGTGAATGACACAGATGATGATAAAATAATGACAGATGGACTTTCAATAATCAACAAAacctttgtttttttaaaaaaaaattctttatgaTGATTTAATGAGTGGGCCACCTCAATCTTGAAATGAACGGCACCGATATGCTTTCTTCAGATTCTCGTTTCCTTTGGGCTTTTTGTATTTGTCCACTGTCTATTCACGTATTTGGGCCTTGGATATTAGGCCTAAACTTgtcgggcaattcgcagaattgcccttcttttagggtggtctttaaattttgcccctcatatttgaaatctttaaattttgcccttcgcataaaccccatgggttccaggttcgaaccccacacagtcaaaattttaaaaaaaaattcgcggCAAGgcagtttaaatttcgctatgcccccatcCCGGCATACGGcatgaaggaattaccaaagttatgcggacgcgcatacttatgcctcatgggcagacttggcataagtatgcttcGTTccgataactttggtaattccttcacaaatttaTGCGGGTCGGCATACAAGTTtgccattaaaagtatgccacAATCgcataaatttgttaacgaattatcaaacttatgcgggtgggggcatactttgcTCTTATGGGGgggactttgccttgaagcatatatatgtatttgtcattccaaactaattatgggttgcattgtatagcaagatgttaattgttaaacaccCACGAGGCACGAACCCATTGTCATTAACGTGagatactaactactattccctttaattcgaacaatttattgttaggttttgaagtatatatacgaGGATCCACACGAATCACGaatattgatttgttaatttctttgggatataacttaattaccacaaactcaatcatggacgcaaagttttatggttactttaaatttaatagctcggattcgaaaaaatctagtactctatattccgttaagttggacatatcgcttgggttgcttgtctcaagtcgaattcatacttatgttaattgttgttaatttgtaaacgagattaagcatgtgagttggaacaatatctcgcataagaagattaaaatgcaagctcgatccgaggcatactttcttagaaatgcaagTGAATATCTttgggcggacttttagttatgtttagttatgcggatccggagatttttagttgtgtttaactaaaagtgaCCGCGGGAGAAAGgcgaacttttagttatgtttagttatgcggatccgataactttaacttttccttaaagattgtatgctgGATTCGGCATACACTCCCccaattctgccttgcgaaattatttttttattttatgcctgagcggggattcgaacccagaacttcatatattcttccacctttccaagcaaagggcaaaacttaaagaccacaaatatgaagggcaaaatttaaagaccacaaatttgaggggtaaaatttaaagaccaccccaaacgaagggcaatccgcgcaaaaaaatgaaacttgtCAAACGTTGAATTTTGGGTGGGCTAGTCACTTTTTGGACCGCTTTTTAATGTTCCAGAAATTTTCGCCGATTGGCCTCTCAAATTGAAACATCTCGTGAGAAATTATTAGACGACATCCTAATGTTTTTGATGCCTCTATATttgcataacttttaaaaatcgAGACCAAATCTAAATTGAGACATTTGCATAATTCAGATTTaattataattgaaaaataaccaGTTCTCAATTATAATGACCTTTTTGTCCATGTCTTCTTGTTTGCAGTAAAGACgacgacaacaacaatatatacaGTGAAATTCCACAAGGTAGGTATGGGGAGCGGGGAGTGTGCGTAGACTTTATTTGCAGTAAAGAGTCGCTTTTTAATCTCTCTGCTCTTCGGTTCAAATTCCAAGTATTTTTCATGGAATTTTAAATTGTGCAATTCAATCTCCGGCATTTTTTAATAGATTTCTCAAACTCCTCAATTTTTCgtgaagttttgaaaaataatactaGCTACAAGCCAACAACTATAGTTAATTGGAGCTCATGATTTCTGGCTCTATTAAATTTAAGTGCAAATTTATAGAGAGATACACACGAGCTAGCAGATTTCCAAGGTCAGGATGCAATTTCTCCAATATTTTCATGGTCTGTTTAGTTTATCATCTTAACGGATTTTCGTCATGCATAAAAGTATCCTAACTTTATAAAGAAACACATGAAAAAATAGAACTTCCTCTCTTTAACAACTTCAATTTTTGGATAGAAAAAGTGAGTCTGGTAAATGACTTCAATTATCCACCCTTTTTATGCCACTTTTTATTCATAAATTgtattttatgaaattaaatCTCCTTGTGACATATGAGTTATTACCATTCCGGAATGAAATTTTCGTCCTGGCGCATTTGTTTACATCATAGGTCAATTTTGAAGATCTCGGGATCGGATGAGAGCTGCCACCTGCTAgttaagccttttttttttttttttttcaagttacaCATTTGGCTAGTCGatagaaaaatatttacattcgctagcaaatataataaaagttatacactattatgtatcaaaaatatatattttatgaatattatatattactactatacaaaaaatatacatttgcaGACTGTTATTTTTGGTGGGCGGTTATTTCTATtaattctctcttcttcttcttcttcttcttcatcttcttcttaaTTAAATCAGATATGAAGCTCTTGCTTAATtttctatcttcttcttcttcttcttcttcttcttaattaaATCAGATATGAAGCTCTTGCTTAATTTTctatcttttcaaaaaaaaaaaaaaagagttcctATCATGAAATTTTGGCATCGTAGgataatttcttgattttatctaaaaataatcaatatttaatTTATTGATAAAATACGAAGGTGTTGTTAATTATATTACAATGCCCATTCACCTCTTATCGTATATAACACTTTATTTTAGTTGGAAGCTTCCAATTCTTTCACTGTATTACAGTTTTCTTCGAGAACTCAAGTGCTAGCTAGTTTGAGAATTAATCGAGAGAGATTCAGAATTTAAAGTTTATAAGTTCATACGGCAACATCATATTGATATTTATTACTATACTAGTTTCGCgtcacgtgcgttgcacgtgtatatCGAGTAATGAAGTATACATTTccataaaataatacaaataatattaaaataaaactttGAGTAAATAATTAAACATGAAAGAATAAAATACAAATTTCTAATATTGTTCAACGTGAATCGTCGTACAATGTTTTTTTAATCGAGGTAAAGATGATGAGATATAGTCTAAGCctatgaaataaataaataaaatttattttttattctcatGATCTCAAATAATATCTGaatgcaaattttatttattctcataatttcaaagttgtttttccaaataaaattgCCCCATATCATTATATTCCACAAGTTGAAAGTAATCATC encodes:
- the LOC132064597 gene encoding ankyrin repeat domain-containing protein 2B-like; the encoded protein is MSEGEKALPTASKDEKSGTAENKKSAESSSTEAPSGEGRTAPTAAAGAGAQNPFDFSAMSGLLNDPSIKELAEQIAKDPAFNQMAEQLQKTFQGAAVEEPAVPNFDSQQYYSTMQQVMQNPQFMTMAERLGNALMQDPSMSGMLESLSNPAQKEQLEERMSRIKEDPSLKPILEEIESGGPAAMMRYWNDQDVLKKIGEAMGFAAAGEGATSSEVPGPDETEEANEDESIVHQCASVGDAEGLKAALAAGSDKDEEDSEGRTALHFACGYGEVKCAQILVEAGAKVDALDKNKNTALHYAAGYGRKECVALLLENGAAVTLQNLDGKTPIDVAKLNNQQDVLKLLEKDAFL